A part of Phoenix dactylifera cultivar Barhee BC4 chromosome 2, palm_55x_up_171113_PBpolish2nd_filt_p, whole genome shotgun sequence genomic DNA contains:
- the LOC103722144 gene encoding GDSL esterase/lipase At5g33370-like: protein MDASFLLITFFLAGLAALGTLSMMSEARAFFVFGDSLVDNGNNNFLLTTARADLPPYGIDYPTHRPTGRFSNGLNMPDIISEHLGAEPTLPYLSPELRGEKLLVGANFASAGIGILNDTGIQFLNIIRIDRQLVYFEQYKQRLSSVVGEAQMKKLVNQALVLITLGGNDFVNNYYLVPFSARSREFALPDYVRYLISEYKKILGRLYELGARRVMVTGTGPLGCVPSELAQRGRNGECAAELQRAASLFNPQLDRTLIELNRKFGSDVFISANAFKMHMDYISDPGSYGFVTSKIACCGQGPYNGLGLCTAASNLCPNRNLYSFWDAFHPTEKANRIIVSQFMIGSSEYMNPMNLSTILAMDAST, encoded by the exons ATGGATGCCTCTTTCCTTCTCATCACCTTCTTCCTGGCTGGCTTAGCAGCTCTAGGGACCCTTTCGATGATGTCGGAGGCTCGAGCCTTCTTTGTTTTTGGTGATTCTCTTGTTGACAATGGCAATAACAACTTCTTACTGACGACAGCTCGTGCTGACTTGCCTCCTTATGGGATCGACTACCCGACTCACCGGCCGACAGGCAGATTCTCTAATGGCCTCAACATGCCTGACATTATCA GTGAGCACCTTGGGGCCGAACCGACATTGCCTTATCTCAGCCCTGAGCTCCGAGGAGAAAAACTACTCGTGGGCGCCAACTTCGCGTCGGCAGGGATCGGAATTCTCAATGATACTGGAATTCAATTT CTAAACATTATTAGAATCGACAGGCAATTGGTATACTTTGAGCAGTACAAGCAAAGGTTAAGCTCGGTCGTAGGCGAGGCTCAGATGAAGAAGCTTGTCAACCAAGCCCTCGTCCTCATCACTCTTGGAGGCAATGACTTTGTCAACAACTACTACTTGGTGCCCTTCTCCGCACGATCTCGCGAGTTTGCACTTCCTGACTACGTTCGCTATTTGATCTCCGAATACAAGAAAATTCTTGGG AGGCTATATGAATTAGGTGCCCGCCGAGTAATGGTCACCGGAACCGGTCCTCTTGGCTGCGTGCCGTCAGAGCTTGCTCAAAGAGGTCGGAACGGCGAGTGCGCCGCTGAGCTGCAGAGAGCTGCATCCCTATTCAATCCCCAGTTGGACCGAACTTTAATTGAACTGAACAGAAAATTTGGATCAGACGTCTTTATCTCTGCCAATGCTTTCAAGATGCATATGGACTACATATCCGATCCAGGGTCCTATG GTTTTGTtacatcaaaaattgcatgctgTGGGCAAGGACCTTACAACGGGCTAGGGCTATGTACTGCTGcatcaaatttatgtcccaaccGCAACTTATATTCATTTTGGGATGCATTCCATCCCACAGAGAAAGCAAACCGGATCATCGTGAGCCAGTTCATGATTGGTTCCTCCGAGTACATGAACCCCATGAATTTGAGCACCATTCTAGCCATGGATGCAAGCACTTAG
- the LOC103722145 gene encoding uncharacterized protein LOC103722145: MDVGGTPAGKRRVMVIADPGRESASALEWALYHAVLEHDEIILLHVEPPNARRGAFSTFLRRPSSVAPSFPAGSAAGSAEGGGDYEFLDAMKAACKAAQPKVKVQIERVEMEAKDKATTILMQTKLLRVDLLVIGQRRTQSTFLGYKLSGRTGSTLNKGMVDLAEFLIENSKCLCVGVQKKGQNAGYLLNTKTHKNFWLLA; the protein is encoded by the exons aTGGACGTCGGTGGGACTCCGGCAGGCAAACGGAGGGTTATGGTCATCGCCGACCCTGGCCGGGAGTCGGCCAGCGCGCTCGAGTGGGCCCTCTACCATGCGGTGCTCGAGCACGACGAGATCATCCTCCTCCATGTCGAGCCTCCCAACGCCCGGCGCGGCGCCTTCTCGACGTTTCTCCGCCGACCTTCGTCTGTGGCCCCCAGCTTCCCCGCCGGTTCTGCTGCCGGCTCCGCCGAGGGCGGGGGGGACTACGAATTCCTTGATGCGATGAAGGCGGCGTGCAAGGCGGCGCAACCAAAGGTGAAGGTGCAGATTGAGAGGGTGGAGATGGAGGCTAAGGACAAGGCCACGACTATTCTCATGCAGACCAAGCTGCTCAGGGTTGATCTCCTCGTCATTGGCCAGCGTCGCACCCAGTCAACTTTCTTGGG GTACAAGCTAAGTGGAAGGACTGGAAGCACGTTGAATAAAGGGATGGTCGACCTTGCGGAGTTCCTGATCGAAAACAGCAAGTGTTTGTGCGTTGGAGTTCAAAAGAAGGGTCAAAACGCAGGCTACCTCCTAAACACCAAGACCCATAAGAACTTCTGGCTTCTTGCTTAG